Proteins encoded in a region of the Sphingomonas sp. OV641 genome:
- the glgX gene encoding glycogen debranching protein GlgX: MHFTVDRLQPGTPYPLGATFDGLGVNFAVFSANADAIELCLFDPAGKREIQRFWLPECTDEVFHGYLPDVEPGLLYGYRAHGRYEPEAGHRFNPNKLLLDPYARKLHGQIRWTDALHGYRIGHRREDLSFDKRDSAPAMPKSVVVDDHWDWSRDRRPNTPWSETVIYEAHTKGLTKLMEEVPARDRGTYAALGHPAVIRHLQRLGVTAIELLPIQAFTQDRFLQEKGLRNYWGYNTLGFFAPEQAYMASEHQDELRRAVHRLHKAGIEVIMDVVYNHTCEGSERGPTLSWRGLDNASYYRLVQDNPRYTINDTGTGNTLNMSKARVIQMVADSLRYWATSFGIDGFRFDLGLTLGREATGFDPGAAFFDVVRQDPVLSQLKLIAEPWDVGPGGYQLGNFPPGFAEWNDKYRDTVRSYWKGDAGTRGDLAARLSGSGDLFDRRARRPWASVNFLVAHDGFTLADTVMYEHRHNEANGEDNRDGHDKNHSRNWGAEGPTDDPAINDARGRVMRSMMTTLLASLGTPMLTAGDEFGRTQQGNNNAYCQDNEISWLDWQAAASDEGQQQIDFTARLTELRRRYAVLRAPTFLYGQDSPGHGVNDVEWWDERGERLSDEDWQNPEGRALMMRRAIRTETGDVEAVSLLLNASEAPITFRLPKPDTRRTVLIDSAKPDQGEIEIDNEYEVAPQGAVLLMWTSAWEE, from the coding sequence TTGCACTTCACCGTTGACCGGCTCCAGCCCGGCACCCCCTATCCGCTCGGCGCCACCTTCGACGGCCTGGGCGTCAACTTCGCCGTCTTCTCCGCCAACGCCGACGCGATCGAGCTGTGCCTCTTCGATCCGGCCGGCAAGCGCGAGATCCAGCGCTTCTGGCTGCCCGAATGCACCGACGAGGTGTTCCACGGCTATCTGCCCGACGTCGAGCCCGGCCTCCTATACGGCTATCGCGCGCACGGCCGCTACGAGCCCGAGGCCGGCCACCGCTTCAATCCCAACAAGCTCCTGCTCGATCCCTACGCCCGCAAGCTCCACGGCCAGATCAGATGGACCGACGCGCTCCACGGCTATCGCATCGGCCATCGCCGCGAGGACCTCTCCTTCGACAAGCGCGACAGCGCCCCCGCTATGCCCAAGAGCGTCGTGGTCGACGATCACTGGGACTGGTCGCGCGACCGCCGCCCCAACACCCCTTGGTCGGAAACGGTGATCTACGAGGCCCACACCAAGGGCCTCACCAAGCTGATGGAGGAAGTCCCCGCCCGCGACCGCGGGACGTACGCGGCGCTCGGCCACCCCGCGGTGATCCGCCACCTCCAGCGCCTCGGCGTCACCGCGATCGAACTGCTCCCGATCCAGGCCTTCACGCAGGACCGCTTCCTGCAGGAAAAGGGCCTGCGCAATTACTGGGGTTACAACACACTCGGCTTCTTCGCCCCCGAACAGGCGTACATGGCCAGCGAGCACCAGGACGAGCTGCGCCGCGCGGTCCACCGCCTCCACAAGGCCGGCATCGAAGTCATCATGGACGTGGTGTACAACCACACCTGCGAAGGCTCCGAACGCGGCCCGACCCTCTCGTGGCGCGGCCTCGACAACGCCAGCTACTATCGTCTCGTCCAGGATAACCCGCGCTACACGATCAACGACACCGGCACCGGCAACACGCTCAACATGAGCAAGGCGCGCGTCATCCAGATGGTCGCGGACTCATTGCGTTATTGGGCCACCAGCTTCGGCATCGACGGCTTCCGCTTCGATCTCGGCCTCACGCTGGGCCGCGAGGCGACCGGCTTCGATCCCGGCGCGGCCTTCTTCGACGTCGTCCGCCAGGATCCCGTGCTCAGCCAGCTGAAGCTGATCGCCGAGCCGTGGGACGTCGGCCCCGGCGGCTACCAGCTCGGCAACTTCCCGCCCGGCTTCGCCGAATGGAACGACAAGTACCGCGACACCGTGCGCAGCTATTGGAAGGGCGACGCGGGCACCCGCGGCGATCTCGCCGCGCGTCTGTCGGGCTCGGGCGACCTGTTCGACCGCCGCGCGCGTCGGCCGTGGGCGAGCGTCAACTTCCTCGTCGCGCATGACGGCTTCACCCTTGCCGACACGGTGATGTACGAACACCGCCACAATGAGGCGAACGGCGAGGACAATCGCGACGGCCACGACAAGAATCATTCGCGCAACTGGGGCGCCGAAGGCCCCACCGACGATCCCGCGATCAACGACGCGCGCGGCCGCGTCATGCGCTCGATGATGACGACGTTGCTCGCCTCGCTCGGCACCCCGATGCTCACCGCCGGCGACGAATTCGGCCGCACGCAGCAGGGCAACAACAACGCTTATTGCCAGGACAATGAGATCAGCTGGCTAGACTGGCAGGCCGCCGCGTCCGACGAAGGCCAGCAGCAGATCGACTTCACCGCCCGCCTCACCGAACTGCGCCGCCGCTACGCCGTGCTGCGCGCGCCCACCTTCCTCTACGGCCAGGACTCGCCCGGCCACGGCGTCAACGATGTCGAATGGTGGGACGAGCGCGGGGAACGCCTCAGCGACGAGGACTGGCAGAACCCGGAAGGCCGCGCGCTGATGATGCGCCGCGCGATCCGCACCGAGACGGGCGACGTGGAAGCGGTGTCGCTTCTCCTCAATGCCAGCGAGGCGCCAATCACCTTCCGCCTTCCCAAGCCCGACACCCGCCGCACCGTCCTGATCGACAGCGCCAAGCCCGATCAGGGCGAGATCGAAATCGACAACGAGTATGAAGTCGCCCCACAAGGCGCCGTCCTCCTGATGTGGACCAGCGCATGGGAAGAGTGA
- a CDS encoding DUF2934 domain-containing protein, with the protein MAEDRDREIRERAYRIWQDEGEPSGRDQDHWSRAEAELGDAANAADRDELIPDSTDDLPFGEPEDTGPADAARDEGSPDTTEVPQTSGIVAASAEPAAPAPKARKGKGTAKVSN; encoded by the coding sequence GTGGCTGAAGATCGCGATCGGGAAATCAGGGAACGCGCCTATCGGATCTGGCAGGACGAGGGCGAGCCGTCAGGCCGCGATCAGGACCATTGGTCCCGGGCGGAGGCGGAACTGGGCGATGCGGCAAACGCCGCTGACCGCGACGAACTGATCCCCGACAGCACGGACGACCTGCCCTTCGGCGAGCCGGAGGACACCGGCCCCGCCGATGCCGCGCGCGATGAGGGCAGCCCCGACACCACCGAAGTGCCGCAGACCAGCGGCATCGTCGCGGCGAGTGCCGAGCCGGCGGCTCCCGCTCCGAAAGCGCGCAAGGGCAAGGGCACGGCCAAAGTGTCGAACTGA
- a CDS encoding PilZ domain-containing protein codes for MTERDRSDEPEGDTAAHQPRAPRHSVFLSATVEHFGAKAPTKHRVRDLSVGGVRIDQAAGLRPGATVLVSVGALAAVGATVVWARDGIAGLKFAEPIDPEAARAKAAVAPQPFRGQPRDLGSAGPTAGWVPNLNSPYRR; via the coding sequence ATGACGGAGCGAGACCGTTCGGACGAGCCGGAAGGCGACACGGCAGCGCACCAGCCGCGTGCGCCACGGCACAGCGTATTCCTGAGCGCGACGGTGGAGCATTTCGGCGCAAAGGCGCCCACTAAGCACCGCGTGCGCGATCTGTCCGTCGGCGGCGTTCGCATCGATCAGGCGGCGGGGCTTCGGCCCGGCGCGACCGTCCTGGTCAGCGTTGGCGCGCTGGCCGCTGTTGGTGCGACGGTGGTCTGGGCCAGGGACGGCATCGCCGGCCTCAAGTTCGCCGAGCCGATCGATCCTGAAGCGGCGCGCGCCAAGGCGGCTGTGGCGCCGCAGCCGTTCCGCGGCCAGCCGCGCGATCTTGGCTCCGCTGGTCCTACTGCCGGCTGGGTACCCAATCTGAACAGTCCGTATCGCCGCTGA
- a CDS encoding TonB-dependent receptor, giving the protein MKVNAILLAGTALVSIPAYAQSSEQSGDQPSASRTAHVEASPEIVITAPFVRDLNLLAGTSVITGDELVRDIRPQIGDTLTSQPGVSATSFGPGASRPVLRGFQGERIRVLTDGLGSLDVSNTSTDHGVTIDPLTAERIEVLRGPAVLLFGSQAIGGAVNVIDRRIPRGVPEKGYHVDAIGTYGSAADERSAGAGLDVALSNQIVAHVDGSYRKSDNLRIGGYQLTPDLRNEQLEIAAEEAEEGHVEEAAEATELANRRGRLPNSATETYTLGAGVAVINEGGSLGFSVGYYDSNYGVAERPGAGHHHHEGEEEEEHEEEGHEHGDVTIAMKQFRADMRGELNTYGDFIDKIRFRGGFADYEHTEFEGAEVGTVFNSEAFEGRLELVQADRAGWRGVTGFQGFTRDFSAVGEEAFVPPNVTDQYGLFTLQEINRGNWEFELAGRYEHTDVRSSAVRIGLDEDVAPVAISRNFDAFSGALGLSYAVAPEVKIGINGSRAVRAPSAEELFSNGPHVATQAFEIGNPNFKTEKSWGVELYARGRTGPIRFQVSGYATWFDDYIYENATGEEQDELPIFQYFQAGARYYGAEGELTADLVRSGSFELDGNIVADYVHATLTDDRGPVPRIPPLRVLGGLTARVSDFGGRVEVEHVTTQDRIAAFETPTDDFTLVNASVSFKPFGRESETTFIVSANNIFDVDARRHASFTKDFVPLAGRDIRVAARVSF; this is encoded by the coding sequence GTGAAAGTAAACGCGATCCTGCTGGCGGGCACGGCTCTGGTCAGCATTCCGGCCTATGCGCAATCGAGCGAGCAATCGGGCGACCAGCCGAGCGCGAGTCGGACGGCGCATGTCGAGGCCTCTCCGGAAATCGTCATCACTGCCCCCTTCGTACGCGACCTGAACCTGCTCGCCGGCACGTCGGTGATTACCGGCGACGAGCTGGTTCGCGACATCCGGCCGCAGATTGGCGATACGCTGACCAGTCAGCCGGGCGTGTCGGCCACGTCCTTCGGCCCGGGCGCCTCGCGCCCCGTGCTGCGTGGCTTCCAGGGCGAGCGCATCCGTGTGCTGACCGACGGCCTCGGCTCGCTCGACGTGTCGAACACGTCCACCGACCATGGCGTGACGATCGATCCGCTCACCGCCGAACGGATCGAGGTGCTGCGCGGGCCGGCGGTGCTGCTGTTTGGCAGCCAGGCGATCGGCGGCGCGGTGAACGTGATCGACCGGCGCATCCCGCGCGGCGTGCCCGAGAAGGGCTATCACGTCGACGCGATCGGCACCTATGGCTCGGCAGCGGATGAGCGCAGCGCCGGCGCCGGCCTTGATGTCGCGCTGTCCAATCAGATCGTGGCGCATGTCGACGGCAGCTATCGCAAGAGCGACAATCTGCGCATCGGCGGCTATCAGCTGACGCCCGATCTTCGCAACGAGCAGCTGGAGATTGCCGCCGAGGAAGCCGAAGAGGGCCATGTCGAGGAGGCGGCGGAGGCGACCGAACTCGCGAACCGGCGCGGTCGCCTGCCGAACAGCGCAACGGAAACCTATACGCTGGGCGCTGGCGTGGCGGTGATCAACGAGGGCGGCAGCCTGGGCTTCTCGGTCGGCTATTACGACAGCAATTATGGCGTGGCCGAGCGGCCGGGCGCCGGCCATCATCATCACGAAGGCGAGGAAGAAGAGGAGCACGAGGAAGAAGGCCATGAGCATGGCGACGTGACGATCGCCATGAAGCAGTTCCGCGCTGACATGCGCGGCGAATTGAACACTTATGGCGACTTCATCGACAAGATCCGCTTCCGCGGCGGCTTTGCCGATTACGAGCATACCGAATTCGAAGGCGCCGAAGTGGGCACCGTGTTCAACTCGGAGGCGTTCGAAGGGCGATTGGAGCTGGTTCAGGCGGATCGCGCCGGCTGGCGCGGCGTGACCGGTTTTCAGGGCTTTACACGCGACTTCTCTGCGGTCGGCGAGGAGGCATTCGTGCCGCCGAACGTGACCGACCAATATGGCCTGTTCACCCTGCAGGAAATCAATCGCGGCAATTGGGAGTTCGAACTGGCCGGCCGGTACGAGCATACCGACGTCCGATCCAGCGCGGTGCGCATCGGGCTGGACGAGGATGTCGCGCCGGTGGCGATCAGCCGCAACTTCGACGCCTTCTCGGGCGCGCTTGGCCTGTCCTACGCCGTCGCGCCGGAGGTGAAGATCGGCATCAACGGATCACGCGCTGTGCGTGCGCCGTCGGCGGAGGAGCTGTTTTCCAACGGGCCGCATGTCGCCACGCAGGCGTTCGAAATCGGCAATCCCAACTTCAAGACCGAAAAGAGCTGGGGCGTAGAACTATACGCGCGCGGCCGCACCGGGCCGATCCGCTTCCAGGTGAGCGGCTATGCGACCTGGTTCGACGATTATATCTATGAAAATGCCACGGGGGAGGAGCAGGACGAGCTTCCCATCTTCCAATATTTCCAGGCTGGTGCGCGTTATTACGGCGCCGAAGGCGAGCTGACCGCCGATCTGGTGCGCAGCGGCTCATTCGAGCTGGATGGCAATATCGTCGCCGATTACGTCCATGCGACGCTGACGGACGATCGGGGGCCCGTGCCGCGCATTCCGCCGCTGCGCGTGCTGGGCGGTCTGACCGCACGGGTGAGCGATTTTGGCGGTCGCGTCGAGGTGGAGCATGTCACCACGCAGGATCGCATCGCCGCCTTCGAAACGCCGACCGATGACTTCACTTTGGTCAACGCTTCCGTGTCGTTCAAACCGTTCGGGCGCGAAAGCGAGACGACCTTTATCGTGTCGGCGAACAACATCTTCGACGTGGATGCACGGCGACATGCGTCGTTCACGAAGGATTTCGTGCCGCTGGCCGGGCGGGACATTCGCGTGGCGGCGCGGGTGAGCTTCTGA
- a CDS encoding CpaF family protein, translated as MNAFGRRSGTGAGSRPGFGVARPMQGGAPRPDTGGDQFPSLDSLPLPGEIATPDDFGSVAGMQMDAMQRLADRQAASGEAGNSRVEGFESSIHKIKEQVLPRLLERVDPEAAATLGKDELAEEFRPIIGEVLAELKLTLNRREQFALEKVLVDELLGLGPLEELLADPEISDIMVNGPDQTFIEKKGKLQLAQIQFRDEEHLFQIAQRICNSVGRRVDQTTPLADARLKDGSRVNVIVPPLSLRGTAISIRKFSAKPITLDMMAGFGSMSPKMATALKIAGACRFNIVISGGTGSGKTTMLNALSKMIDPGERVLTIEDAAELRLQQPHWLPLETRPANLEGQGEISIRDLVKNALRMRPDRIILGEIRGAECFDMLSAMNTGHDGSMCTLHSNSPREALARMENMVMMSDIKVPKEAISRQIADSVDMIIQVKRLRDGSRRVTNVTEVIGMEGPVIVTQELFKFEYLDETADGKIIGEYRAMGLRPYTIDKAKQFGFDQAFLEACL; from the coding sequence ATGAACGCATTCGGTCGTCGTAGTGGTACGGGCGCGGGCTCACGGCCGGGCTTCGGCGTGGCGCGCCCGATGCAGGGCGGCGCGCCGCGCCCGGACACGGGTGGTGATCAGTTCCCGTCGCTGGACTCGCTTCCCCTTCCCGGCGAAATCGCGACTCCCGACGATTTCGGCTCCGTCGCCGGCATGCAGATGGACGCCATGCAGCGCCTTGCCGATCGTCAGGCGGCATCGGGCGAGGCCGGCAACAGCCGCGTCGAAGGGTTCGAATCCTCGATCCACAAGATCAAGGAGCAGGTGCTCCCGCGCCTGCTCGAACGCGTCGATCCGGAGGCCGCCGCCACGCTCGGCAAGGACGAGCTAGCCGAAGAATTCCGCCCGATCATCGGCGAGGTGCTCGCCGAGCTGAAGCTCACCCTCAACCGCCGCGAGCAGTTCGCGCTGGAAAAGGTGCTGGTCGACGAGCTGCTCGGCCTCGGCCCGCTCGAGGAGCTGCTGGCCGATCCCGAAATCTCGGACATCATGGTCAACGGGCCCGACCAGACGTTCATCGAAAAGAAGGGCAAGCTCCAGCTCGCGCAGATCCAGTTCCGCGACGAGGAGCATCTGTTCCAGATTGCGCAGCGCATCTGCAACTCGGTCGGCCGCCGCGTCGACCAGACCACGCCGCTCGCCGACGCCCGCCTGAAGGACGGCTCCCGCGTCAACGTGATCGTGCCCCCGCTCAGCTTGCGCGGCACCGCCATCTCGATCCGTAAGTTTTCCGCCAAGCCGATCACGCTCGACATGATGGCCGGCTTCGGCAGCATGTCGCCCAAGATGGCCACCGCGCTGAAGATCGCCGGCGCCTGCCGCTTCAACATCGTGATCTCCGGCGGCACTGGCTCGGGCAAGACGACGATGCTCAACGCCTTGTCGAAGATGATTGACCCCGGCGAGCGCGTGCTGACGATCGAGGACGCGGCCGAACTCCGCCTCCAGCAGCCGCACTGGCTCCCGCTCGAAACACGCCCCGCCAACCTCGAGGGTCAGGGCGAGATCTCGATCCGCGATCTCGTCAAGAACGCCCTGCGTATGCGCCCGGATCGCATCATTCTGGGCGAAATTCGTGGCGCGGAATGTTTCGACATGCTCTCCGCCATGAACACCGGTCACGACGGCTCGATGTGTACGCTCCACTCCAACTCCCCGCGCGAGGCACTGGCGCGTATGGAGAACATGGTGATGATGTCGGACATCAAGGTGCCCAAGGAAGCGATCAGCCGCCAGATCGCCGATTCAGTCGACATGATCATTCAGGTGAAGCGCCTGCGCGATGGCTCGCGCCGAGTGACGAACGTCACCGAGGTGATCGGCATGGAAGGCCCGGTGATCGTGACACAGGAGCTCTTCAAGTTCGAATATCTGGACGAGACCGCCGACGGCAAGATCATCGGCGAATATCGCGCCATGGGCCTGCGCCCCTATACGATTGACAAGGCCAAGCAGTTCGGCTTCGACCAAGCCTTCCTTGAGGCGTGCCTGTAA
- the ada gene encoding bifunctional DNA-binding transcriptional regulator/O6-methylguanine-DNA methyltransferase Ada, with protein MSDTIDSQSAWDAFAARDRSADGRFVVAVRTTGIYCKPSCPARHPRRENVTFYVDPPTARAAGYRACLRCRPDEEGRDRVAVARAIALMEAAEAAPRLEELAATVGYAPHHFHRLFKRATGVTPAAYARALKSQRAAVALSDGATITQAIYEAGYSAPSRFYAHGAPRLGMAPSAWARGGAGVTIRWAIAPTSLGSMLVAATDRGICRIAFDEDDQALRARFPAAEIVPGGEPLAALATQVVAIVESPGRDHSLPLDVRGTAFQEAIWQALRTIPPGETRSYAQLAALAGRPGAVRAAGTACGANHVPVLIPCHRVTKSDGSTGGYAYGPERKRMLLDRERDQTG; from the coding sequence ATGAGCGACACGATCGACAGCCAGTCCGCATGGGACGCCTTCGCGGCGCGCGATCGCAGCGCCGACGGCCGCTTCGTGGTCGCCGTCCGCACCACCGGCATCTATTGCAAGCCCAGCTGTCCGGCGCGCCATCCGCGCCGCGAGAACGTCACTTTCTACGTCGATCCGCCGACCGCGCGCGCGGCCGGATATCGCGCCTGCCTGCGCTGCCGCCCCGATGAGGAAGGGCGGGATCGGGTCGCGGTGGCACGCGCGATCGCGTTGATGGAGGCCGCCGAAGCCGCGCCGCGCCTTGAAGAGCTCGCGGCAACCGTGGGCTATGCCCCACATCACTTCCACCGCCTGTTCAAGCGGGCGACCGGCGTCACTCCGGCGGCCTATGCCCGCGCGTTGAAATCGCAGCGCGCGGCAGTCGCGCTGAGCGATGGCGCGACCATTACCCAGGCGATCTATGAGGCCGGTTATTCTGCCCCCAGCCGCTTCTACGCGCATGGGGCGCCGCGGCTCGGCATGGCACCCAGCGCCTGGGCGCGCGGCGGCGCCGGCGTCACGATCCGCTGGGCCATCGCACCAACCAGCCTCGGGTCGATGCTGGTGGCCGCGACAGATCGCGGAATCTGCCGCATCGCCTTTGACGAAGATGACCAGGCCCTGCGCGCGCGCTTTCCGGCGGCCGAGATCGTGCCCGGCGGCGAGCCGCTCGCAGCGCTGGCAACACAAGTGGTCGCGATCGTGGAAAGCCCCGGCCGGGACCACAGCCTGCCGCTCGACGTGCGCGGCACGGCCTTTCAGGAGGCGATCTGGCAGGCGTTGCGCACCATCCCACCCGGCGAAACTCGTTCCTATGCCCAGCTCGCCGCACTCGCCGGCCGCCCCGGCGCCGTGCGCGCCGCCGGCACGGCATGTGGCGCCAATCACGTTCCCGTGCTGATCCCCTGCCACCGGGTGACGAAAAGCGACGGCTCGACCGGCGGCTACGCCTATGGCCCCGAACGAAAGCGTATGCTGCTGGACCGGGAGCGAGACCAGACCGGCTGA
- a CDS encoding enoyl-CoA hydratase: MTDLVLLEVDDGVATVTLNRPEAMNALSTALRSQLYRVMTEVDGDESVRAVVLTGAGERAFTAGLDLKELGSQAGALGSANATGANENPVKAIELCRKPVIGAINGVAITGGFEVALACDILVASENARFADTHARVGVMPGWGLSQKLSRLIGISRAKELSLSGNFLDAVTAERWGLVNRVVPAGELLATARKLASDIASADAAFIAAYKKLIDDGFARPFGAAMELEHERSSAANRAVTPEAVEARRAAVQARGRSQ; this comes from the coding sequence ATGACTGATCTGGTGCTGCTCGAGGTGGACGATGGCGTCGCCACGGTAACGCTGAACCGGCCAGAGGCGATGAACGCCCTGTCCACGGCGCTGCGATCACAGCTTTACCGCGTGATGACCGAGGTGGACGGCGATGAGTCCGTCCGGGCGGTCGTGCTTACCGGCGCGGGCGAGCGGGCGTTCACCGCCGGGCTTGACCTGAAGGAGCTGGGCTCGCAGGCGGGCGCGCTGGGATCCGCCAATGCGACCGGCGCCAATGAGAATCCGGTGAAGGCGATCGAACTTTGTCGCAAGCCGGTGATCGGTGCGATCAACGGCGTCGCCATCACCGGCGGCTTCGAGGTCGCGCTTGCCTGCGATATCCTGGTCGCCAGCGAGAACGCCCGGTTCGCCGATACGCACGCGCGGGTCGGGGTGATGCCGGGCTGGGGGCTCAGCCAGAAGCTGTCACGGCTGATCGGGATCAGTCGCGCAAAGGAGCTGTCGCTCAGCGGCAATTTCCTTGATGCGGTGACGGCGGAACGCTGGGGGCTGGTCAACCGGGTGGTTCCTGCGGGCGAGCTGCTGGCGACCGCGCGCAAGCTCGCGAGCGACATCGCTTCTGCCGACGCGGCGTTCATCGCGGCGTACAAGAAACTGATCGATGACGGCTTTGCCCGGCCGTTCGGCGCAGCGATGGAGCTGGAGCACGAACGATCGTCGGCTGCCAACCGGGCGGTGACGCCCGAGGCGGTGGAAGCGCGCAGGGCCGCCGTGCAGGCGCGCGGACGTTCACAATGA
- a CDS encoding dienelactone hydrolase family protein, translating into MGETVRMTMSDGATIAVYHASPERVRRGGVVLVQEIFGVTDHIREMADDYASEGYEVLSPALFDREHPGFEASYTGPDFDRAVELARTLHPFDLSLKDTQTCIDALRGKGPVFVVGYCYGGSIAWAAATKLGGVAAASAYYGSMIPSFAEEAPPRVPVIAHFGRYDRGIPMEGVEAVIAKDFPLAEIHVYEAGHGFNSDRRKDYHEPSAELARDRTLTLFRENGG; encoded by the coding sequence ATGGGCGAAACGGTCCGGATGACGATGAGCGACGGCGCGACGATCGCCGTTTATCATGCCTCTCCCGAGAGGGTGCGCCGCGGCGGCGTGGTGCTGGTGCAGGAGATCTTCGGCGTCACCGATCACATCCGGGAAATGGCCGACGATTACGCCAGCGAGGGGTATGAAGTCCTGTCCCCTGCCCTGTTCGATCGTGAGCATCCCGGATTCGAAGCGAGCTACACCGGCCCCGATTTCGACCGCGCGGTTGAACTCGCCCGCACGCTCCACCCGTTCGATCTGTCGCTCAAGGATACGCAAACCTGCATCGATGCCCTGCGCGGCAAGGGCCCGGTGTTCGTCGTCGGCTATTGCTATGGCGGCTCGATCGCCTGGGCGGCTGCGACGAAGCTGGGCGGGGTGGCCGCGGCCTCGGCCTATTATGGCAGCATGATCCCATCCTTCGCGGAAGAGGCGCCGCCGCGCGTGCCGGTGATCGCCCATTTCGGGCGCTACGATCGCGGCATTCCGATGGAGGGCGTGGAGGCGGTGATCGCGAAGGACTTCCCGCTCGCCGAGATCCACGTTTATGAAGCAGGGCACGGCTTCAACTCGGATCGCCGCAAGGATTATCACGAGCCTTCCGCCGAGCTGGCACGAGACCGCACGCTGACGCTGTTTCGCGAGAATGGCGGCTGA
- a CDS encoding F0F1 ATP synthase subunit delta, translating into MDGSSGNLGSSIQASLGGRYATALFDLAEQAKTIDAVEASLAKVRAALDQSDDFKALTTSPVVARDAASKAVLGTADELGVDPTTRKFLGVLAQNRRLAQLPAIIRAFRSLAARHRGEVTAEVTSAHALTDDQVAELKQQLRQRVGREVSVDLSVDPALLGGLVVRIGSQMIDSSIRTRLNALASAMKG; encoded by the coding sequence GTGGATGGTTCCAGCGGTAATCTAGGCAGCAGCATCCAGGCGAGCCTGGGCGGGCGTTATGCGACCGCGCTGTTCGACCTCGCCGAACAGGCGAAGACGATCGATGCGGTGGAGGCGAGCCTGGCAAAGGTCCGCGCCGCGCTTGATCAATCCGACGATTTCAAGGCGCTGACGACATCGCCGGTGGTGGCGCGCGACGCCGCGAGCAAGGCCGTGCTCGGCACGGCGGACGAGCTGGGCGTCGATCCGACGACCCGCAAGTTCCTGGGCGTGCTGGCGCAGAACCGCCGTCTGGCGCAGCTTCCCGCGATCATCCGCGCTTTTCGCTCCCTCGCCGCGCGCCACCGCGGCGAAGTCACCGCCGAAGTGACCAGCGCCCATGCGCTGACCGACGATCAGGTTGCCGAGCTGAAGCAGCAGCTGCGCCAGCGTGTCGGCCGCGAGGTTTCGGTTGACCTGTCAGTTGACCCGGCGCTGCTTGGCGGGCTTGTCGTCCGCATCGGCTCCCAGATGATCGATTCGTCGATCCGTACCCGCTTGAATGCGCTTGCCAGCGCGATGAAGGGCTAA